A single genomic interval of Zunongwangia sp. HGR-M22 harbors:
- a CDS encoding thymidine kinase, whose amino-acid sequence MFLENTVNHEEQFGWIEVICGSMFSGKTEELIRRLKRAQFAKQKVEIFKPAIDTRYDEEMVVSHDANEIRSTPVPSASNIRLLADGCDVVGIDEAQFFDNEIVTVCNDLANRGIRVVVAGLDMDFKGNPFGPMPNLMATAEYVTKVHAVCTRTGNLAQYSFRKAISDDLVFLGETEEYEPLSRAAYYRAMKNEKIRKLEVKEAEEIKPNLKEKNA is encoded by the coding sequence ATGTTTCTCGAAAATACAGTAAATCACGAAGAGCAATTTGGCTGGATAGAGGTAATTTGCGGTAGCATGTTCTCTGGAAAGACCGAGGAGCTAATCCGTCGCCTTAAGCGAGCCCAATTTGCAAAACAAAAAGTAGAAATCTTTAAACCGGCTATCGACACTCGATACGACGAAGAAATGGTTGTTTCTCACGATGCTAACGAAATTAGATCTACACCTGTTCCTTCTGCTTCTAACATAAGATTACTTGCCGATGGTTGTGATGTGGTTGGAATAGATGAAGCTCAGTTTTTTGATAACGAGATCGTCACGGTTTGTAACGATCTTGCAAATCGCGGAATTCGTGTGGTTGTGGCAGGTCTCGATATGGATTTTAAAGGAAATCCTTTTGGCCCAATGCCCAATCTTATGGCCACCGCAGAGTATGTTACTAAAGTTCATGCGGTTTGTACACGTACCGGAAATTTAGCACAATATAGCTTTAGAAAAGCGATTAGCGATGATTTGGTTTTTCTTGGTGAAACCGAAGAATATGAGCCATTAAGTAGAGCTGCGTATTACCGAGCAATGAAGAATGAAAAAATTAGAAAGCTTGAAGTTAAGGAAGCTGAAGAAATTAAGCCTAATTTAAAAGAAAAAAATGCCTAA
- the rsmI gene encoding 16S rRNA (cytidine(1402)-2'-O)-methyltransferase: MGKLFLVPTPIGNLEDITFRAIKVLKEADLILAEDTRNSGKLLKHFEISTQMISHHMHNEHKTVEGLVERIKAGETFALISDAGTPAISDPGFLLTRACVEAGVEVDCLPGATAFVPALVNSGLPNDKFIFEGFLPVKKGRQTRLKILAEESRTMIFYESPHKLIKTLTHFSEYFGGDRQVSVSREITKLHEETIRGTAEEVLKHYTEKPPKGEIVIIVAGKK; encoded by the coding sequence ATGGGAAAACTTTTTTTGGTTCCCACTCCAATAGGTAATCTTGAAGATATCACTTTTAGAGCAATAAAAGTTTTAAAAGAAGCCGACTTGATTTTAGCCGAGGACACACGCAATAGCGGTAAATTACTAAAGCATTTTGAGATTTCTACCCAAATGATAAGTCATCATATGCATAATGAGCATAAGACGGTTGAAGGATTAGTAGAAAGAATAAAAGCCGGTGAAACTTTTGCGTTAATAAGCGATGCAGGCACCCCGGCAATTTCAGATCCTGGGTTTTTATTAACACGAGCCTGCGTAGAAGCCGGGGTAGAGGTAGATTGTCTTCCTGGGGCTACGGCCTTTGTACCGGCATTAGTAAATAGCGGTTTACCCAATGATAAGTTTATATTCGAAGGATTTTTACCGGTTAAAAAAGGGCGACAAACACGATTAAAAATTTTGGCAGAAGAAAGCCGAACGATGATCTTCTACGAATCTCCGCACAAATTAATTAAAACGCTAACTCATTTTTCCGAATACTTTGGCGGCGATCGTCAGGTTTCGGTTTCAAGAGAAATTACAAAACTTCACGAAGAAACTATTAGAGGTACTGCGGAAGAGGTTTTGAAACATTATACCGAAAAACCACCAAAAGGCGAAATTGTAATTATCGTAGCCGGCAAAAAATAA
- a CDS encoding uracil-DNA glycosylase family protein codes for MQDLLNEIRDCEVCKEHLPLGARPIIEGVKDSKIILISQAPGRIVHETGIAWNDQSGKKLREWLDVDEKTFYNPSNFAVLPMGFCYPGKAKTGDLPPRKECAPLWHHQVFDKLKNVKLKILIGSYASKYYLPKSERKNLTQKVSNFEEFLPEYLPLPHPSPVNRFWRMKNPWFEESMIPEIQKIIKEIL; via the coding sequence ATGCAGGATTTATTGAATGAAATACGCGATTGTGAAGTTTGTAAAGAACATTTACCGTTAGGCGCGCGCCCAATTATTGAAGGTGTTAAAGATTCTAAGATCATATTAATTAGTCAGGCACCGGGTAGAATCGTACATGAAACAGGAATTGCCTGGAATGATCAAAGCGGTAAAAAGTTGCGGGAATGGTTGGATGTAGATGAAAAAACATTCTACAATCCATCTAATTTTGCCGTTTTACCAATGGGCTTTTGTTATCCCGGTAAAGCTAAAACCGGTGATTTGCCACCAAGAAAAGAATGTGCCCCTCTTTGGCATCATCAGGTATTTGATAAGTTGAAAAATGTAAAGCTTAAAATTCTAATAGGTTCTTATGCAAGCAAATACTATTTGCCAAAATCGGAGCGTAAAAATCTAACCCAAAAAGTTTCTAATTTCGAAGAATTTTTACCGGAGTATCTACCTTTGCCTCATCCTTCACCCGTCAATCGATTCTGGCGAATGAAGAATCCTTGGTTCGAGGAGAGTATGATTCCTGAAATTCAAAAGATCATAAAGGAGATTTTATAA
- a CDS encoding ankyrin repeat domain-containing protein, protein MKKSMFTFALALVLNFGFANAAAIDNDPKDPAKFSIENLAATELSSFCKAIVAGNYEMVSQLIELGEDINQKSLGRTPAMYAARYNKAEILSLLIEKGADLKVKSEKENKTAKELAELSNAKESMKVLEELEK, encoded by the coding sequence ATGAAAAAATCAATGTTTACCTTCGCTTTAGCTTTAGTACTTAATTTTGGATTTGCTAATGCAGCTGCAATCGACAACGATCCAAAAGATCCAGCAAAATTTTCTATTGAAAATCTGGCCGCAACTGAATTAAGTTCATTTTGTAAAGCTATTGTTGCCGGAAATTACGAAATGGTTTCACAACTTATCGAACTGGGAGAAGACATTAACCAAAAGTCTTTAGGAAGAACTCCTGCGATGTACGCCGCTCGATACAACAAAGCTGAAATTTTATCACTTTTAATTGAAAAAGGAGCCGATCTTAAAGTTAAATCTGAAAAAGAAAATAAGACTGCGAAAGAACTTGCTGAACTTTCTAATGCCAAAGAATCCATGAAAGTACTGGAAGAATTAGAGAAATAA
- the ade gene encoding adenine deaminase, with translation MKSVKGQLVDIENRRIFPAEVIIENKKIVEIKESKHNEKQFIMPGFIDAHIHIESSMLVPSEFARVATIHGTVATVSDPHEIANVLGIEGVNFMIENGKKVPLKFHFGAPSCVPATTFETAGAVIDSDAIKELMQSPDIFYLAEMMNYPGVLYNDPEVFEKIKWAQHFKKPVDGHAPGLRGKEASTYAKAGITTDHECFTYEEAEEKLALGMKILVREGSAAKNFEALIDLLPEHYENMMFCSDDKHPDDLILGHINQLCQRAVAKGIDVFKVLQTACINPAKHYNLNVGLLKEGNAADFILVENLTDFKVLKTYIDGEVVAENGESHIPSIQFKTPNNFNISEKSIEDFVLKANTENVRVIEALDGELISNEIEAKVVLKNGSLSSNIENDILKISVVNRYENKAPAVAFIKNFGLKKGAIASSVGHDSHNIIAVGTTDEEICNAVNIIIKNKGGICAVDGENQKSLPLPIAGIISNKDGWETGKLYEEIDKMAKDLGSTLKAPFMTLSFMALLVIPDLKLSDKGLFSGKKFEFVNSLK, from the coding sequence ATGAAGAGCGTTAAAGGCCAACTTGTTGATATCGAAAACCGCCGAATTTTTCCTGCGGAAGTTATCATAGAAAATAAAAAGATCGTCGAAATTAAAGAATCCAAGCATAACGAAAAGCAGTTCATTATGCCGGGATTTATCGATGCGCATATCCATATTGAAAGCTCGATGTTAGTGCCGTCTGAATTCGCGCGAGTTGCCACTATCCATGGTACAGTAGCTACGGTCTCAGATCCTCATGAAATTGCCAATGTTCTAGGGATTGAAGGCGTAAATTTTATGATTGAGAATGGTAAAAAAGTACCTTTAAAATTTCATTTTGGAGCTCCAAGTTGTGTTCCGGCTACCACTTTTGAAACGGCCGGAGCGGTTATTGATTCAGATGCCATTAAAGAATTGATGCAATCTCCCGATATTTTTTATCTGGCGGAAATGATGAATTATCCCGGAGTCCTTTATAACGATCCTGAAGTATTTGAAAAAATAAAATGGGCGCAACATTTTAAAAAACCTGTAGATGGCCATGCTCCCGGACTCCGCGGAAAAGAGGCCTCAACATACGCAAAAGCAGGTATTACTACCGATCACGAGTGTTTTACGTACGAAGAGGCTGAAGAAAAACTTGCCTTAGGAATGAAAATTTTGGTGCGCGAAGGAAGCGCTGCTAAAAATTTTGAAGCGCTTATCGATCTATTGCCCGAGCATTATGAAAATATGATGTTTTGCTCTGACGATAAGCACCCTGACGATCTTATTTTAGGACATATCAATCAGCTTTGCCAGCGTGCGGTCGCCAAAGGAATCGATGTTTTTAAAGTATTGCAAACTGCCTGCATAAATCCGGCAAAACATTATAATTTAAATGTTGGTTTGCTGAAAGAAGGTAATGCGGCCGACTTTATTTTGGTAGAAAACCTTACCGATTTTAAGGTTTTGAAAACTTATATCGACGGTGAAGTCGTTGCTGAAAATGGCGAATCTCATATTCCATCTATTCAATTTAAAACACCGAATAATTTCAATATTTCTGAAAAATCCATTGAAGATTTTGTGCTAAAAGCAAATACTGAAAATGTTCGAGTGATTGAAGCCCTGGATGGTGAACTAATTTCTAACGAAATCGAAGCAAAAGTAGTTTTGAAAAACGGTTCACTTTCGTCGAATATCGAAAATGATATTTTAAAAATTTCTGTAGTTAACCGCTACGAAAACAAAGCACCTGCTGTAGCCTTTATAAAAAATTTCGGACTAAAAAAAGGAGCGATTGCCAGCTCGGTTGGGCACGATTCCCATAATATTATCGCCGTTGGAACTACCGACGAAGAAATTTGTAATGCAGTAAACATCATTATCAAAAACAAAGGAGGAATTTGTGCCGTTGATGGTGAAAATCAAAAATCACTTCCTTTACCCATAGCAGGAATCATAAGCAATAAAGATGGTTGGGAAACAGGGAAATTATATGAAGAAATAGACAAAATGGCTAAAGATTTAGGCAGCACCTTAAAAGCTCCTTTTATGACCTTATCGTTTATGGCTTTACTCGTAATCCCAGATCTTAAATTATCAGATAAAGGTTTATTCAGTGGAAAGAAATTTGAGTTTGTAAATAGCCTAAAATAA
- a CDS encoding HopJ type III effector protein produces the protein MTLQQYLKQVKSNPRTADFDQTIALIDEYYQFTPASFKNGEIYNEAGSNNGSCKIFALGLLEALNEETTLALFGKHYFEDVLKHPEGEGHQNIRNFMKSGWSGIAFNTEALQPKK, from the coding sequence ATGACGCTACAGCAATATCTAAAACAGGTAAAATCAAATCCTAGAACTGCAGATTTTGATCAAACGATTGCCTTAATTGATGAATATTATCAATTTACTCCCGCTTCTTTTAAAAATGGTGAGATTTATAATGAAGCCGGAAGCAATAACGGAAGTTGTAAAATTTTTGCCTTAGGATTATTGGAAGCCTTAAATGAAGAAACCACTTTAGCCCTTTTTGGAAAGCATTATTTCGAAGATGTACTGAAACATCCTGAGGGCGAGGGACATCAAAACATTCGTAATTTTATGAAGAGCGGTTGGAGTGGAATCGCCTTTAATACCGAAGCGCTACAGCCTAAGAAGTAA
- the recJ gene encoding single-stranded-DNA-specific exonuclease RecJ yields MNTRWTIKPNPNPETVNTLMQSLGVDKPIARLLAQRGINSFEEAKKFFRPNLADLHDPYLMKDMEKAVARIEQALAEGENIMVYGDYDVDGTTSVALMSSYLKTLYPNVATYIPDRYNEGYGVSFQGIDFASDNDISLIIALDCGIKAIEKVSYAKEKGIDFVICDHHRPGAEIPKAIAVLDPKREDCDYPYKELCGCGVGFKLIQAMAAKRGDTIQALLPYLDLVATAIGADIVPITGENRILAYHGLHVINVAPRAGFKAILSQIKKEVITITDVVFVVAPRINAAGRMKHGLHAVELLTEENETQAQHFASEIESHNSTRKDTDKAITAEALDQIEELKEQECLSTVVYAENWHKGVIGIVASRLTETYYRPTLVFTKSGDKLAASARSVKGFDVYNALEACQDHIEQFGGHMYAAGLTIKEEEYDNFKRKFEEVVSETIDRKLLTPEISIDAEIELDEITPKFWRILKQFAPFGPGNMSPVFMSRNLTDSGFGKCVGSEEAHLKCRVSQVDNKSSFNVIGFNLGKKIKCIQNKKPFSAVYSVDENEWNGNVSLQLKLKDIKEN; encoded by the coding sequence ATGAATACGCGCTGGACCATAAAACCAAATCCTAATCCTGAAACTGTAAACACCTTGATGCAATCCCTTGGTGTCGACAAACCTATTGCCCGATTGTTAGCACAACGTGGTATAAACAGCTTTGAAGAAGCAAAAAAGTTTTTTAGACCTAATTTAGCTGATTTGCACGATCCATACCTTATGAAAGATATGGAAAAAGCAGTGGCTAGGATAGAACAAGCTTTAGCTGAAGGTGAAAATATCATGGTTTATGGCGATTATGATGTCGATGGTACTACCAGTGTCGCTTTAATGTCTTCCTATCTAAAAACATTATATCCTAATGTAGCTACGTATATTCCAGATCGGTATAACGAAGGTTACGGAGTTTCTTTTCAGGGAATCGATTTTGCGTCCGATAATGATATCAGTTTGATTATCGCTTTGGATTGCGGAATTAAAGCCATCGAAAAAGTATCTTACGCAAAAGAAAAAGGAATCGACTTTGTAATTTGCGATCATCACCGCCCGGGAGCGGAAATTCCTAAGGCGATTGCTGTGCTCGATCCAAAACGAGAGGATTGCGATTATCCTTACAAAGAATTATGCGGTTGCGGTGTTGGTTTTAAATTGATCCAGGCAATGGCGGCAAAACGAGGCGACACCATACAGGCATTATTGCCATATCTGGATTTGGTAGCAACAGCTATCGGTGCCGATATTGTACCTATTACCGGGGAAAATCGAATTTTAGCTTATCACGGTTTGCATGTCATTAATGTAGCGCCTAGAGCTGGCTTTAAAGCGATTTTGAGTCAGATTAAAAAAGAAGTGATCACTATAACCGATGTTGTTTTTGTGGTCGCACCCAGGATTAATGCAGCCGGAAGAATGAAACATGGTTTACATGCGGTAGAGTTGCTTACAGAAGAAAATGAAACGCAGGCACAACATTTTGCTTCGGAAATAGAATCGCACAATTCTACCCGAAAAGATACTGATAAAGCGATTACAGCAGAAGCTTTAGATCAAATTGAAGAGTTAAAAGAGCAGGAGTGTTTGAGCACAGTAGTGTATGCAGAAAACTGGCATAAAGGTGTGATTGGGATTGTAGCAAGCCGATTAACCGAAACCTATTATCGTCCCACCTTAGTCTTTACAAAAAGTGGCGATAAGCTGGCGGCGTCAGCCCGATCGGTAAAAGGATTTGATGTGTATAATGCATTAGAAGCTTGCCAGGATCATATTGAACAATTTGGGGGACATATGTATGCTGCGGGTTTAACTATTAAGGAAGAAGAATACGATAACTTTAAAAGAAAGTTTGAAGAAGTAGTTTCTGAAACTATTGATAGAAAATTACTGACTCCTGAGATCTCTATTGATGCTGAAATAGAATTAGATGAAATCACGCCTAAATTTTGGAGAATCCTGAAGCAATTTGCCCCCTTTGGTCCCGGTAACATGTCTCCGGTTTTTATGTCCAGAAATTTAACCGATTCTGGTTTCGGGAAATGTGTTGGCAGTGAAGAAGCGCATTTAAAATGTCGCGTATCGCAAGTGGATAATAAATCTTCTTTTAATGTGATTGGTTTTAACCTCGGAAAGAAAATTAAATGCATTCAAAATAAAAAACCGTTTAGTGCGGTGTATTCTGTAGATGAAAATGAATGGAACGGTAATGTTTCTTTGCAATTGAAGTTGAAGGATATTAAGGAGAACTAG
- a CDS encoding UDP-2,3-diacylglucosamine diphosphatase — protein MQLPTGKKVYFSSDNHLGAPTKEASKVREAIFVKWLDEIKEDAAAIFLLGDLFDFWFEYKHAVPKGFVRVLGKLAEIKDSGIPIYFFVGNHDLWMEDYFEEELNIPTFRKPQEFEFNQKTFLIGHGDGLGPGDYGYKRMKKVFTNPFSKWLYRWLHPDIGVPLAQYFSVKNKLISGDDDAKFLGEDNEWLVQYCKRKLETKHYDYFLFGHRHLPMEIKLKENSKYINTGDWINFYTYAEFDGEDLYLKKLKNQ, from the coding sequence ATGCAACTACCTACCGGAAAAAAGGTTTACTTCTCTAGCGATAATCATTTAGGTGCTCCTACCAAAGAAGCCAGCAAAGTACGCGAGGCGATATTCGTTAAATGGCTGGATGAAATTAAAGAAGATGCAGCGGCTATTTTTTTACTGGGCGATCTATTCGATTTTTGGTTTGAATATAAACATGCCGTACCAAAAGGCTTTGTTAGGGTTTTAGGGAAACTTGCTGAAATTAAAGATAGTGGAATCCCGATTTATTTTTTCGTTGGAAACCATGATTTATGGATGGAAGACTATTTTGAAGAAGAACTTAATATTCCAACTTTTCGAAAACCACAGGAGTTTGAATTCAACCAAAAAACCTTCTTAATTGGGCATGGTGATGGGCTGGGTCCTGGAGATTATGGCTATAAACGCATGAAAAAAGTGTTTACCAATCCGTTTTCAAAATGGCTTTACCGATGGTTACATCCTGATATTGGCGTGCCTTTAGCGCAATATTTTTCAGTAAAAAATAAACTGATTTCTGGAGACGATGATGCTAAATTCTTAGGAGAAGATAACGAATGGTTGGTGCAATATTGCAAGCGAAAACTCGAAACTAAGCATTACGATTATTTCCTTTTTGGCCATCGCCATTTACCTATGGAAATTAAGCTAAAAGAAAATTCAAAATACATAAACACCGGCGATTGGATTAATTTCTACACCTACGCTGAGTTTGATGGGGAAGATTTGTATTTGAAAAAACTGAAGAATCAGTAA
- a CDS encoding 6-pyruvoyl trahydropterin synthase family protein — translation MAKIRITKQFSFETGHALYGYDGKCRNVHGHSYKLSVTVIGEPISDTDNVKYGMVIDFGDLKKIVKSEIVDQFDHATVFNKNTPHIELAKELKDRGHHVILVEYQPTSENMVIDFSQKINKHLPDHIKLHSLKLQETESSFAEWYASDN, via the coding sequence ATGGCAAAAATCAGGATTACCAAACAATTTTCTTTTGAAACAGGACACGCACTTTACGGCTACGATGGTAAGTGTCGCAACGTCCATGGCCATAGTTACAAACTTAGTGTAACCGTTATTGGAGAACCAATTAGCGATACTGATAATGTGAAGTACGGTATGGTAATCGATTTTGGCGACTTAAAAAAAATCGTAAAGTCTGAAATTGTAGACCAATTTGATCATGCCACCGTTTTCAACAAAAATACGCCTCATATAGAGCTGGCGAAAGAATTAAAAGATCGTGGACATCACGTGATTTTAGTAGAATATCAACCCACCAGTGAAAATATGGTGATCGATTTTTCTCAAAAAATAAACAAACACTTACCAGATCACATCAAACTACATTCGCTAAAACTTCAAGAGACTGAAAGTAGTTTTGCCGAATGGTATGCCAGCGATAATTAG
- the thiS gene encoding sulfur carrier protein ThiS — protein MITVNVNNQTHSFKEPVKLEELLEQLNIQASGIAIAINNEIISKPQWEHTLVEEGSNVLVIRATQGG, from the coding sequence ATGATAACTGTAAACGTCAACAATCAAACCCATTCTTTTAAAGAGCCTGTAAAGCTTGAAGAACTTTTAGAGCAGCTTAATATTCAGGCTTCAGGAATTGCTATTGCCATTAACAACGAAATTATTTCTAAACCACAGTGGGAACACACACTAGTGGAAGAAGGCAGTAATGTATTGGTGATTCGTGCTACGCAAGGCGGTTGA
- the thiC gene encoding phosphomethylpyrimidine synthase ThiC, translating into MKPNQLPREEAISRTPFPNSEKIYVKGQLHENVKVPMRKITLDDTVDKFNGTKTPNEPVLVYDTSGPFTDPNVEIDVRQGLQPIRQQWISGREDVEQLSGLSSEYGRQREENEKLDELRFKRIRKPLKAKPGQNVTQMHYARKGIITPEMEFIAIRENQKLQEINQITEQHPGESFGASIPKVITPEFVRDEVAKGRAIIPSNINHPESEPMIVGRNFLVKINANIGNSAVSSSIEEEVEKAVWACRWGADTIMDLSTGKNIHETREWILRNSPVPIGTVPIYQALEKVNGKAENLTWEIFRDTLIEQAEQGVDYFTIHAGVRLKYIPHTAKRVTGIVSRGGSIMAKWCLAHHQESFLYTHFEEICEIMKAYDVAFSLGDGLRPGSIADANDYAQFAELETLGELTKIAWKHDVQCFIEGPGHIPMHMIKENMDKQLAECGEAPFYTLGPLTTDIAPGYDHITSGIGAAMIGWYGCAMLCYVTPKEHLGLPNKEDVKEGVITYKIAAHAADLAKGHPGAQHRDDAMSKARFEFRWEDQFNLALDPDTARAYHDETLPSDNAKVAHFCSMCGPNFCSMKITQDVRNYAKENGMDTEEAIIKGMEEKSEEFKKKGSEVYL; encoded by the coding sequence ATGAAACCTAACCAATTACCAAGGGAAGAAGCCATCAGCAGAACGCCCTTTCCAAATTCAGAAAAAATTTATGTAAAAGGCCAACTTCACGAAAATGTGAAGGTACCTATGCGTAAAATTACGCTTGATGATACCGTCGATAAATTTAACGGGACAAAAACGCCAAACGAACCGGTCTTGGTGTACGATACCAGTGGTCCTTTTACCGACCCAAATGTAGAAATTGATGTGCGCCAAGGTTTACAACCCATTCGCCAACAATGGATTTCAGGAAGAGAAGATGTAGAGCAATTATCTGGACTTTCCTCAGAATATGGACGGCAGCGTGAAGAGAACGAAAAGTTAGATGAACTTCGGTTTAAACGAATTCGAAAACCTTTAAAAGCGAAACCGGGGCAAAATGTAACCCAAATGCATTACGCGCGTAAAGGCATTATTACGCCGGAAATGGAGTTTATTGCTATTCGGGAAAATCAGAAACTTCAGGAAATCAATCAGATTACCGAACAACATCCGGGCGAAAGTTTTGGGGCAAGTATTCCTAAAGTAATTACTCCGGAATTTGTTCGAGATGAGGTTGCCAAAGGACGCGCAATTATACCGAGTAATATTAATCATCCGGAAAGTGAACCAATGATTGTTGGGCGTAATTTCCTGGTGAAAATCAATGCCAATATTGGGAATTCTGCCGTAAGTTCTTCTATTGAAGAAGAAGTAGAAAAAGCAGTGTGGGCTTGCCGTTGGGGCGCCGATACCATAATGGACCTTTCTACCGGAAAAAATATTCACGAAACCCGAGAATGGATTCTTCGGAATTCTCCGGTACCCATTGGGACGGTTCCTATTTATCAGGCCTTAGAAAAAGTAAACGGAAAAGCTGAAAATTTAACTTGGGAAATTTTTAGAGATACTTTAATTGAACAAGCCGAACAGGGAGTTGATTATTTTACCATTCACGCCGGAGTTCGTTTAAAATATATTCCGCATACCGCAAAACGAGTAACGGGAATTGTTTCTCGTGGTGGTTCTATTATGGCAAAATGGTGTTTAGCCCATCATCAGGAGAGCTTTTTATACACGCATTTTGAAGAGATTTGCGAAATTATGAAAGCTTACGATGTAGCATTTTCTCTTGGCGACGGTTTGCGTCCGGGTAGTATTGCCGATGCTAACGATTATGCGCAGTTTGCCGAATTAGAAACACTTGGCGAGCTAACAAAAATCGCTTGGAAACACGATGTACAATGCTTTATTGAAGGTCCCGGACATATCCCAATGCATATGATTAAAGAAAATATGGATAAGCAATTGGCCGAATGTGGCGAAGCGCCTTTTTACACGCTTGGTCCACTAACCACTGATATTGCTCCGGGTTACGACCATATTACCAGCGGAATTGGAGCGGCAATGATTGGCTGGTACGGTTGTGCGATGTTATGTTATGTAACTCCAAAAGAACATCTTGGTTTACCGAATAAAGAAGATGTAAAGGAAGGTGTAATTACTTATAAAATTGCGGCTCACGCGGCAGATTTAGCAAAAGGGCATCCGGGAGCACAACATCGGGATGATGCGATGAGTAAAGCGAGATTCGAATTCCGTTGGGAAGATCAGTTTAATTTAGCGCTAGATCCAGATACAGCACGAGCGTATCACGATGAAACGTTACCTTCAGACAACGCAAAAGTGGCTCATTTTTGTTCGATGTGCGGACCTAATTTCTGCTCGATGAAAATCACTCAGGATGTACGGAATTATGCCAAAGAAAACGGAATGGATACCGAGGAAGCCATCATCAAAGGAATGGAAGAAAAGTCAGAAGAGTTTAAGAAGAAAGGAAGCGAAGTGTATTTATAA
- a CDS encoding thiamine phosphate synthase yields the protein MLIVISAEKCIENEEFQLKPILDAGLEILHIRKPMVSFEVLKNWLENVAPEYRCKMVLHQHHELAREFGLKGIHLPEYFRTNLKENVDDYITSFQQEKFTVSTSVHQKEMLSETLNFDYCFLSPVFNSISKTGYSGKKFQVNNIQQQVIALGGIDSEKISATRKMGFSGAAVLGAVWQQENPIKSFIKIKQHYESVFK from the coding sequence ATGCTAATCGTGATTTCTGCGGAAAAATGTATTGAAAATGAAGAATTTCAACTGAAACCGATACTCGATGCAGGTTTAGAAATTCTTCATATTCGTAAACCCATGGTTTCTTTTGAAGTATTAAAAAACTGGTTAGAAAACGTTGCCCCTGAATACCGCTGCAAAATGGTGCTACATCAGCATCACGAATTGGCACGAGAATTTGGGCTGAAAGGCATTCATCTTCCGGAATATTTCAGAACAAATCTGAAGGAAAATGTAGATGACTATATCACTTCTTTTCAGCAAGAAAAATTTACGGTAAGCACTTCAGTGCATCAAAAGGAAATGCTTTCAGAAACATTGAATTTCGATTACTGTTTTTTGAGTCCTGTTTTTAATTCGATCTCTAAAACCGGGTATTCGGGAAAAAAGTTTCAGGTAAACAATATTCAACAACAAGTGATTGCACTAGGCGGAATTGATTCAGAAAAAATTTCAGCAACTCGTAAAATGGGTTTTAGTGGCGCGGCAGTGCTTGGGGCGGTTTGGCAACAAGAAAATCCAATAAAAAGTTTTATAAAAATAAAGCAACACTATGAATCAGTTTTTAAATAA
- a CDS encoding thiamine phosphate synthase yields the protein MNQFLNKPMNLQKEISALHYISQGENAKVHLENIERVLQAGSNWIQLRLKETSAKEVLKTAIAAREICSAYQAKLIINDHVKVAKTCNADGVHLGQQDTGILEARQILGEEKIIGGTANTLQHCVDHLQNGVDYIGLGPLRFTSTKKKLSPILGFSGYQELIEKYSQQENTVPIIAIGGITLNDIEELREIGLSGVAVSGLLAHSEHPEKEIQQILDRFAVRV from the coding sequence ATGAATCAGTTTTTAAATAAACCGATGAATTTGCAAAAAGAAATTTCTGCACTGCATTATATCTCGCAGGGAGAAAATGCTAAAGTTCATTTAGAAAATATAGAACGCGTGTTACAAGCCGGTAGCAATTGGATTCAGCTACGACTGAAAGAAACTTCAGCAAAAGAAGTATTAAAAACCGCAATCGCAGCTCGTGAAATATGCTCAGCTTATCAAGCAAAACTGATTATCAACGATCACGTGAAAGTCGCAAAAACCTGTAATGCCGATGGTGTGCATTTGGGACAGCAGGATACCGGAATTTTAGAAGCTCGCCAGATTTTAGGAGAGGAAAAGATTATTGGCGGAACCGCAAATACGCTGCAGCATTGTGTAGATCATTTGCAAAACGGAGTCGATTATATTGGCTTGGGGCCGCTAAGGTTTACGTCAACTAAAAAAAAACTAAGTCCGATTCTTGGATTTTCAGGTTATCAGGAATTGATAGAGAAATATTCGCAGCAAGAAAACACGGTTCCTATAATTGCCATTGGCGGAATTACACTAAACGACATAGAAGAACTCCGAGAAATTGGATTAAGTGGAGTCGCGGTTTCCGGTTTATTGGCGCATTCGGAACATCCGGAAAAAGAAATTCAGCAGATTTTAGATCGCTTTGCTGTGAGAGTTTAG